A window of Carassius carassius chromosome 48, fCarCar2.1, whole genome shotgun sequence genomic DNA:
ttaaaggTTACATTTGATCAGTTTGTGTGTCCCCTAGGAATCAAACTTATGACCCTGGGATTGCTAATACTCTGCCTCTAATGCATTTACATAttagtgtaaaaaaaagaaaacaaaaacgtCTTATATTGTTAATTGATTGTACAGTGATCACTTGGAATGTTGCCCCCGCAGTCTTCTGATATTGTGTGAACCCAACTCACTCAATTTTCTTGTCAATCAAAAGGTGCCAGTTTGAAAGTACAGATTCATGCACAGACATGTGAGTTTACCTTTTTTTAGGGAAATAGTAGGTCTATGTTACAACTGGGTTTTCCCCCAATTGGTTTTCCATGCAGTGCTGGTTTATTCTGCTTATGTAATGCATTCTGAGGGGCAATGTTTTGCACTTAAGAGGAAAAATCAGAGCTGTTTTCCAGCTGGATACCTTACGTGGTAAAAAGCGATGGGGGCGGAGAAGTAAAGTGTTTCTTGATTGGTAAGTTTTAGACAAGACACTTCTAGGTGACATGGAGTCATACGCTAGAGACTGTACAGGAAGTCTTTGGATTCTGTGGTAAGGTTTTTTGAACTGTCAGTCAATTCTTGATGTACCTTACAGAAGACATTTCCCCTGAGAAAAACACTGCCTCATCAAAATGAGTGTGCCTCAACATCTCTGGCCAtagatttaaaccttttcagtACACTATACAAATGTATTATGATCAGTCAAACATGGCTTTTCTGAAAGCATGCTGTAGAGTATGTGTACAGGGTTTAACTCTGTGCCCATGCCTCACCCTCACTTTCCCAGTCAACTGATTTAACAACCTCACCCTTCTGGAATGTGACAATTTGCCTGGTGGAACACAAGACCGCTGCAAACATCACTGTTAACCTGAGGGGATACAAAGAATTAGCACAACCTTCTGGTTACTGCAGCAGTAACATGCTTTATTTGCAgccaataattaaaaattatgtcCTACCTAAGTACGTCTTATAATAACGCAGAAAGTTAGCCATTAACATTCTCATTCATCTCAGTTGTGAAGCTTGGACCCCCGGAAGTAAATGCCTGGTAGCCAATCCAATCTCTCTGGAAAGATATATGCAGCCAGATGGTCTACTTGCGACATCTACTAGCAGGGGCTAACCGTTCAGTGATAACCAGCCAAAAAAAAGACAGGCGGAGTCattatttgctatttttttttagtaccacaaaaatttttagaatatatatatatatatatatatagcaaggtGTATACTCAATATGACTGCTATGAAAGAGCTACGAAGGGACGCTTTGCTAAATGCCCACATGTattattgattacttgattgatTACTACATACTACAGCAAAGTTGCCAAAGTTCAGCCAAAAGGTTTTGAGGTGTGTTGTGGATTTGCAGGTTTCTCTAGAATGCTTGCTCTATTTTCTATTTGTAGACACCTTTGCATGTGTGGGTGAGAAGGACAAAAAAGGATGTGGTGTAGGGTCTTTATCGAGAAACAGCCCTAAAAGACTGACTTAAGAGCGGCTGCTTTTCTCAGATCTCCAGCCTTAGTCAATTCCAGTAACTGCAGAACTGGTCACGGATCTGCGCTGGTCCGTATGCCTGTGTAGGCGGGAGTGTCAGGCCTCTGCGCCCACTCCCAGCCTGCATGCAGTATCTCACAGCCACCTGAGAGTCTGAAGCTGTGCAGACTGCAAGCGAAACAAGGTCAGAGCTTCAAGCAGCAAGTTTCTTAACACTGTCCGTTTTCCCTGCAAACATCAGAAGCATGACTGTTATACCcattcctgcagagttcagctcaggggtgtccagtcctgctcctgtggGGCCACCTTTCAGACATTTTTAACAATTAAAcaaacctgaaccagctaatcaagatctTTAGGAAACTTTCAGACATGCGCGTTGAAGCTTAAAGGTAACTCCAccgcaaaatatatatttttttgtcataaatcaTTTACCCCCATTTCATTCCAAATCCGTAAAAGCTTTGGTCATctccagttttttttgtttttgttttttgatattttggatgaaaactaggaggcttgtgactgtcccattgactgccaagtaaattgcactgtcaaggtccagaaaagtatgaaagacatcatcagaatagtccatctgcaatTAGTGgttcaatttaaatttttatgaagcaatgaaaatactttttgtatgtgaagaaaacaaaaataacaactttattcaacaattcgacaaagtctttcatacttttctggaccttgacagtgcagtcacaagcctccctgttttcaaccaaaatatgttaaattgtgttcagaagacgaacaacatgggggtaagtaattaatgacaaaattttcattttggggtggagtatccctttaattcttCAAGAAGTTTGACCTCTGGGAGCAGGATTGGACAATCCTGGTTTAGCTAGAcccttaattaaacacaccttgACTATTTTAGGTACTATTGGAATAGGTAAATAACCATAAGAATAACAAAAGTGTAGTAAACAGTAGAACTACTTGCTTTACAAACCAGTGTTcatgattattataataaatttaaatagtatatAACTGGACATTTCTAGATCATTTTGTACCAATCTGGGATATTGTTTCTTCAAAAACCTTTGGTGCTTTAAGCTGGGACATCTTGTCCCTAAAGTTTCATATTTGCATACAGAGGTTTATAAAGTTATTAAAGAGTTTTGCTAGGGCTGGACTTCTGACATAAAGCTGTCTTTTCTCAAGACTGCAGAATAGTAATTAAGTTTATCCTGCAGAGGAAGTTTAAGAATAGAGGCTATACTCACACTTGAGATGTaggaacaaaatatgaaaacaagagAAACACTGTGGGACATAAATAGTACCTTGTGGTTCCTTAACGAGCCAAAGTAATCTTAAAATCTTTGCAACACTGATTTTTGACACCACTGGAAtgtgaaaaagtaaaaatttcCTTTTGTCAACATACATATTCATTGTTGGCAATGGATTCTCATGCAATTTggtcaattatttaaaatgatttcatcacaaatatacagtaaacatGCAAGTTATGCAGTGCAAGTAGAGACTACTGAGCTGTACATGTGCCACTAGCAAGCTGCAGCATGTTGCCACAATAGATGTCTGATGATCATAAAGACACATGTGGTTTAGTCTCTTTAAATCCAGTCGGCACATGCTTATAGCTCTGGAGCGGCCATGTAAACTCACCCTGTACTAAAGCAAATTCTAGCCTTTTACACCACAATGTCGACTGTCTGTAGGATGTTTCTTCTGGCAGCATAGACTAGCTGTATTTCTAACTCTGTAGCTGGCTTGTGAGTGCATTTAGCCAATTGTTTATCAGTTTTTAGGGAACTACAAAATGCATATGAAGACCGCTTGATTAGGTTGAAAAAATATTGGATAAAAATAGTGTACTTTGTACAAAAATAGTGTCATTGACTGAACAATATCTATTAATTGACTCGCTTCGGTTTTCAGTAGCCCCCACTGCAGAACATAGGATCCAGGGGGCGTGGCTGGATCCAAATCTAGATGTGGAGACAGATAGGTGTAGGGGTAGAGATGGATGGATTTATGGATCGGGGGCGgatgatgggtaggtttaagggtagaGATGGATGGCTTTATGGATTAGGGGGCAGAGACGGGCAGGTTTAGGGGTAGAGATGGATGGATTTATGGATCAGGGGGCAGAGACATGTAGGTTTAGGGCTAGAGATGGATGGATTTATGGATCAGGGGGCGGAGACATGTAGGTTTAGGGCtagagatgggtgggtttagggatcaggggtggagatgggtaggtttaagggtagaGATGGATGGATTTATGGATCAGGGGGcggagacgggtaggtttagggctagAGACGGATGGATTTATGGATCAGGGGGCGGAGACATGTAGGTTTAGGGCtagagatgggtgggtttagggatcgagggtggagattggtaggtttaggggtagaaatggatggatttatggatcagggggtggagatgggtgggttcaGGTATGTGTaaggtgggaggagttggatcaGGATCCAACCACACCCcttggatcttgtgttctgcaataAGGACCATTGCCTTATCCAAATGCCctcacttgcagtcttggccacttgagagtgagTGCAGGAAAGAATTGTGCAAGACTGTCCAAGATCTTAAAAATGCCAAAGCGTAGTCTCCTTAACGCACTATAAATCAACACTATCTTGAATACTGCTCCGGAGTGGTATTCAAGGTTTAGTGtaccccatcatgcatcatgttctggAAATAAATCATGAGACATTTTGTCAAGATCTAATGAGAGGTCATGAAAACCTTTCTAATGTATGTGAAAttttaataattagatattacatatatattttggtaaaaaaagTGTTATGTTTTATCGATGCAAATATGATCAGTGGTGatatttgcaatttatttttatcacttaattagaagcactaCAAATGAAAATTGTCAAGTTATAGGGACTACTGCACAGACAtcaagaagtttattttaaattaacacttGCAAGTTTACACAACTATAAGCATGTCCCATAAGGGTAATGGAAAGTTCGACATTAACACAATTGTGGTCTAcatcctcacttgaacacttggacCAAATATAGGAAATGCGTCATATTAGTAGTCAAATGGTAAAGTGcaaagaccacaagtgtgggtatttggacaaggcacaTCTCTTTTGGACTTGGAGATCATTTAAGTTTGAACAGTACCATACTGCCCCCTTTCTGTCATGAACCGTACTGTATTCATCCTCAAACATCTTCATATCACCgcaaatacagcttcaattatttttgtggaaagcaaACAACATTAAAGTGACACAGTatgttatttcaaattaatttattgttaGTTTCATCCACTGTACAAAGCAAGCAGCCAAGTCTTGCGGTTTCTGACTTCACTGGGGTGGGGAATAGATAAAGCCAGAGACCCTTTCCACACTGAATATCctactgaaaaacaaaatgagaAATTTCCCAAATACATTCATATGCAACATTCATTCTACTGTATTTAATGAGTGTAGTCCTGCACGTGTCTAAAATGTGAACATACCAACACAAATCATTTACTCCAGTGCTTTGACGATTGCCTCGTTTGCCTCCACGCTGATCAGAACCTCCGCCCGGGCCAGTTCATCTGAAACACCCGTCAGTTCTGACTGGGCTTTCTCGAGGTTTGCTTTCGCCGTCTGTACAAAAGACATGGCACTCCTGACATTTGGTTCGCATTCACTGTAATCTTGAAGCTGATGTATTGGGTGATGATTCAATCTATAACAACTGGCATTATAAAAGGTGCCATCAGTTGGAACAAGTGTCATACAGAACCGAGAACTTCAATATCTTGAAGCACCTTATAAGTGAGAAAACTCATCTTTGCCTTAAAAATCAATGCTACTGCTGCTTAAGCCACATTCTAGACTAGCATGGCCGTATTTCTCAACAGTGCGAGCAAATAAACGTGGCATCTTTCCTGTGAAGGACATTTGTCACGGTGGCGATTACACAGTGTAAAGGCCAAACATTGCTAGGAGTTAAAGGTCTCTCAGTGGGGATTTGACACATCTGCACCACTTCAACAGTGACTGACCTTTCCTTCCTTATTAACCAGCAAGGCCCCCGAGCACAGCTATCTATATCGGCCTATTTATGTGGAATGAACTCAAAAGAATGAACTATACTCTGTGTCAGAAAAAGGGCAAGTTTGAGAACATCCCGCTTGGAATGAGCTCACTTTCGGTGTGTCATTCTGAACGATCGGTTCATTCTGAGAAAGCAGTGACTAACAGTCTTTGTTTTCAAAAATTGTGCAAACCCAAAACACCCGTGTCCCTTTAATTCTTGAAATGGTATTTTTCTTGCATAATGTGACGCATTTTGCATAACGTGAGtgaattcaacaacaacaaaacatcagGAATGGATTGTAAAAAGTGGACAATAAAGCTATGCTTGAATGAGTTTTCTAATGATTCTTTGCGTTGAGATAACACCATAGCAGGGACTCACTGCGAGGTCCAGGCTGTCCAGAGGAACGGCCTCCTCTGCCAGCAGCTGCACTGACGAGTCGGCATTGACGGTGACTGATCCGCTGCTCACTGCAAAACACAAACCATGTTTAATTTCAAGCATGGATGTCTGAGAGCTCACGGGTTACATCTTATTGTTCGTTGAAGCTTGAAGAGGCTCTCCCTTGTGGGACAATCCTGACCCCTTCTGGATGAATTTCtaaacacaaattaatatctaAAAGGAATCAGTATCCCAGTAAAAGAGTAGTCATGTGTCTTTACgctttaaatcacatttaaatctCCTTCTTTCACCaaagaaaatcatgttacaaaTCTTAATCACTCCCTTTTGAAATGTGCAGGTGAGGACTAAAAAAAGTCACATCCATCATCTATTTTATCAGACTGGATTTAAATGAAATAAGTCGAATCATTGCTCAGGAAGTAAAAACTTCTGAAAATTACCAAAGCTAAAAGTACTTTAAATACATCtttttttgctcattttaaaccaattatttcattaatttgcttGTTTGATGCCATGTTAGAGTTTCAAAAaaggctgaataaataagttaataaacatctaaacagtaaataataaaaatcaactaAGCACAGCACTAGCAACACCGAGGTCATGTGTCAAATTACCAGGGAATTCATGaactaataaaatgcaatgtaagtcactttggataaaatttaAAAGCGTCTTCCAAATGCATAAACATCAGTTACAGAAAGATGCACAGAAAGATAAAATGATATCCACCCTTTGctccacagtaaaaaaaaaatgattaagacTAGTGAAAACTATTTTTCTCTTAAAgaactaaattatataaatttgcataatcctgaaaaaagaatAATCCTACATGACCCACAATGCTGAAATTATCCTCATGGAAAgtctattttgtgtgtgtgcgcgcgtgtgtgtgttttaatgtcatACCAGCTTCCTTGGCTGTTTTCATGGCAAGAAGGTTGAAATACTATAAAAGACCTATTTAAAAAGCTATGCAAGCTTTGAAAATctactgtttttgcttcaaatcaaataCTGCAATTCATCTCAGATCTTGTTGGTTTGGAATTTTCTGAAATGAATGGAACCAAGGCCAAAGGAAGTGGGTGCCCATTATTGAGCATTATAACGGATGGTAAAACAGCACAAGAGAACTCACCGAAATATTTGGCAGCGGAACCATCGTCACTGAAGACAGTGACTATGCCGGGCCGGAGCACCTGCAGTGTGGGGACGTGGGCTGGGAGGATACCAAAAGCACCTGTCAGTGTTGGGACATCAATCTGTTTTACGCTGGCTTCCTTGAAGAACACCTTCAAAAGACACAAGCTTAACTGAATCAGATGAACACAGTTTAATGTTAAATATGAAAGCTGCCAACCAAACTATTAGAAGATTGAACTGCCCAAAGGGACAGTGAAGCTTAATGCATTAACTATGACCACTGTGCCCTTGAACAAGACATTAAACCTCAGGTCACTGTAGGGAGACTTATTACAGTGACCGTgcacttatataaaaaaaaaaaacgtaaaattaTGAAAGacgttacaaataaaataacggaattaataaaacaacagaaattacaattaataaatacaaagcaCCTGGTCAATTGGGACAATTTCTttaaagaacaaacaaacaaaacgttTTAAAAAGGTTTCAACACCATCTGAATGACAGCAATCACAGGACATTTATATTGgaagatattaattatattttaaaattaaccaatGCTTAGAGAAAAgtgcaagacaaaaaaaatatgctCTAGAAATTTTAAATATGGGGGCGCCAAAAATGGTGATTGTCTATTAATTTACTAtctaacatttaaaattttaaagtacTGGGGATGGGTTTAATACTTAAGCATAGTAACAGAGTACAGCTGTCagatttgtatctgtatttgttCCTTATGTTCtgtgcaattttattttttaatgatatttgtgcattatttacatacatgaattgaattgaatttaaaaattGCATCCAACTGTACagatagtaaaataattttttattttgtataacttTAATTGACAATTGCTTCTATTTTAAGATTAAGTACCCATCATTCCGacaaattgtattgtatttttttttaataataacacaacacatgtattttattattttagtaaaaataaaataaaaaacattttaaaaaatcaaaataatattaaatcatatttaaaaatatatgtcgCTGATTaactatttataaataataattttaaaatactattaaatattttcaggTTTTGCCTGAGTGAAAACATTTCAGTTCAATGAatgtgtaaaagtttttttttttttttaagtcaaggtGATCGGTAGCAATGCTAACAGTCTGCTAAAGTCATTCAAACTTGAGTTCCATGTTTTAAAAaccaaaaaactaattttattttaatggtgtcaacattttataatgttacattaaATGCATTCGCTTCTGGTGCAAAATTACTAACGTTAATCTAACAACAATGTCTTCATATATTGACGAGTTTAGCTTTGGAAAGAAGCACGCCCAGCACAAACGAATTAAACCGCGACCAGAATAACGAGGATCTCCATGACAACCTGAAAGTATATCGAGATATTCAGAACTTAAAACGTTACTCAAATAATCGTAACCGGTGTCCATGTTGAGCACTAGCGTGTTAGCGGAGTCTGTGTAGGCCTGAGCCCGGAGTGTCGGTACCTGCGTCGGCGATGCGAAAGTGAAGGACATCTGAGCGGAGGGCGCGTCAGCATAACAGCGCGCGTGTCTCAGCGCGGGCACCGCACGACGAAGGAGAAACCTCGCCGCCATCATTTTTACCACGTAGTAGGGACCCGACCTTTACAGCACGGTATTGTAGAGTCTCGGCTTCCAGTCCATCGACAAACAGACAGTGCGCGGCTGATAGGACAAGGGCACGTGCGAGCTTTCCCGTCAGGCCTCGCGAGGACTGTGGGGCTGATGGGACATGTATTTTTGTGTCCCCTAATGCGGCGGGTGTacagtaattaattaatatatatgtgtgtgtgtgtgtgtgtgtgtgtgtgtgtgtgtgttgtcccaGATTTAGATTACacgttaaaataaacattaacattattacACATATTATTAAAAGAGTTATGATGATTAAACAAGGAGGGAaattaagataataaaaaaatgtattgtgtaaAAATGActaatagttgttgttgttttttaaatgcaaagattattatttattcacataattattaaagttttttcAACATTTGTCGTGCCATTTTTATAAAGATTTGTTTTACGACTGATGTGTTGGTAATTAGTAAACAAGGTAGCTTAAAGGTAGTCAAAATTCCtgttatatgcacacacacacacacacacacacaaatttgatGGTGAAAACAATTCCGTTTTACTTGTGTCGTTTTGTGTTGATTTTTCAACTGTAGTACATAAGCCattatatagcttttaaatgccACTGGGGCACGTTGACACAGAATGTCCTTGTGTGGAGTAAACTAGGCTGTAGGTCAGTAATATTCACATTCATGTCGTTTTCTATTGTAGTCTGTTTCAAATATAAACTTGACGATAGAAATATTCACTGAACATATTcactaaaaaaatactataagGGTGTACGACCACGAGGGGGCGCTCAGTAAATATCAATTTAACATTCAGTTTTACGAATTGAATTGACTCATATTCGTTCAAGGTCAACGTGAGCACTGAATAATGAGCCACCTCAGCGTTATTGCGCTCGTTTATTCAGCGCGATCTATACGTTAACCGAAACTGCAGGGAGCACGGACCGCCTGGGGATGCCCGTTCCTTGGGACCCAAATGGGGGATCACCTCATTTCCATAACAGTAGGACAGGACGAGCGCGTGACAGACAGACACTTGTGATCTCAGGAGCGCTGCACGTCACGGCCTGCGCTCGTCACCGGGCGCCGGGAGAGGGGGTGTGTTTAACGGGGCACttcattcataaatacaaacaggtTTAAAAGCCAGTGTCACAGAGAAGATCGGGGAATCGTTTGCGAGCGTTTCTCATGGACCTCGTGAATTATAGTTAGGTGAGTTTTGTCGGCTTGTCGTCGTTCATTCACGCTGCTTTTTGTCTCTGTCTTCGTGCTTATTCTTGGAAATGATGGGAGTCTAAAATGCGGAAAACAGACATGCTTATCGATAGAATAGCATTAACGATTGGGAATGCGATTTAAATATGGGTTTGTAGGCTACTGCCTGTCTGATGATGATCATATCGCTGTTATTTCAGTTTATTCATGAAGACTAACTAGTATCTTATATTactaatgctttttaaattacTAGTGAGTGGTCCAATACTGACTAATCAATCATCAGTAGCCTAACTATTAATTTAATCCTTATCTCAATATCTgctccaggattttttttttttttttactattatttatcacAATTgttactctatctatctatctatctatctatctatctatctatctatctatctatctatctatctatctatctatctatctatctatctatctatctatctatctatctatctatttattatagtaatactaataaaagtagtaataaaaatagtaatactaataaaatatacTAATATCTACTTAATTAGTACTAGGAAAACTGAAGAACTAACATTTTAGAGACATATACAAGAGACAAATACTTTTTTAtggctttagttttagttaattaaaaGAACCCCAGTAGTTACAggtaactaaaataaatacaggTCCCTGATAAATATGggtaaaaattgaataaataccAGCAACAATTTGAGTACAGCTTTGAGTActcatgtaaataaattatatatttgaacaaaataataaaatatttccaggtgaaataaaatgaaatttgttGGATGATCAGTAGTGATTCGGGAAAAAGGATCATTCTTGGTGTTGTATTACTTACTAGTGATTAACCATGAATTAATCATGAAGACACTAGTTATTACATAATCAGAAATTAATGTTAACACGTAAATAATTTATTACAAGTTCTATAAATAATGTATAAGACATTTTTATAGCGAGATTTTTGAATGTATTACACCTCCGCAGAGTCTGCCAAGAGCATATGTTGCATAACGTTCATGAGAGTTGTTAGAGACTGTCAAATATATTTCTGCAGGTAACCTAAAATGAGAACACAAACGAACAAGTTTTAAGTCAAAATATAACCAAGTCAACCTGACTACTAAGGCTACACCAACAAAGGTTGTTTACAATGTgcattttgcacaattttttttttcgcaGTGTATCATCAAGCTAAATATTTCATTACAAAGAGAATTGGTGAAAATCGAATAAATCACAAGTGAATTGACAGTGACAAAGTGATTAAAAAGGGAAATCTGTCAAtgccattaaatataaaaaaacagctCGGAACGGTTCAAACCGGTCTCAGTTGATTTGTTTTAATAACTATAACTAATAATGCAGTACATTAGGTGTCTCTTTGAACAGCATTATGCattcgaaacacacacacacacaaatagcttAAATGATCTCAGGAACGCTAAAGACCctgagatggagaaagagagagagaagctgtGAAAACAGGTAGGTGGGCAGAAGCAGGATGAGTATGCAGCAGGAGCTGAACGCTTTGCAGTCCGAGCTTTCAAACACACTGCTATCTCTGCATCttttgcacacaaacacatgctgcTTTCAAATAATGGGAGAAAAGGCAGCATCACAGCATTAAAGAAACGAGGACTGCTTGGAAGGTGAGTGCAGGAGTTTTTATGCAGAAAGCTGTGGTGTTGATGGTATTAAGGGGAGCATATGCTGCCGGGCCTCAGCCAAAGAGGAAATGAAAAGGGATTTTTGGGGTGAAAGGGTGACATTTTGTCACAGAATTCTGTAAGTATGTGTTTGTATGTACAAGGGTtgcattcaaatatatttagaaggAGATTAGGTACTGTATGTCTGTTTAAAAGCTGAGTATTTAAGGAAACTGTCAGTTCAGGGATGCATTTGGTTCATTTTCCTCGTGAAGGAGAATTCAAATCCTTCTTTAGTGCCATAATTGGCTTCAAAGCAGCTGGCTGACTTCCTGTAATGTCTTCCTCAGGGGGGACGCTCTCTCTGGATTGGACCATGAGCAATGAGTCTGCCATATGGCCACACCAGAACAGAACTTACCCCACCGTAAGTACTTGTGCTTCTCCTTCCTGTGCTGGGAACTTTCATTACGCCCTTTCCCTTTCTTCGCAGCGCTATCTTCAGCCATGC
This region includes:
- the LOC132131645 gene encoding ATP synthase subunit delta, mitochondrial-like — encoded protein: MMAARFLLRRAVPALRHARCYADAPSAQMSFTFASPTQVFFKEASVKQIDVPTLTGAFGILPAHVPTLQVLRPGIVTVFSDDGSAAKYFVSSGSVTVNADSSVQLLAEEAVPLDSLDLATAKANLEKAQSELTGVSDELARAEVLISVEANEAIVKALE